In bacterium, one genomic interval encodes:
- a CDS encoding ferritin-like domain-containing protein, with product MRAAAESLLTPAFGLGGNEMPRPITRGRGRATGSGVRSDHKLGSLHDLFLDELKDLYSAEQQITKALPRVVRAAASEEFKQALRHHLAETMEQVRRLEQIFESLGTSGKGKKCRGMEGVLEEGAERIEEDAAPAVKDAGLISAAQRVEHYEMAGYGSVIAYAETLGDQEAMKLLRQTLEEEKKADEVLTDLSEAINGQAGDAEA from the coding sequence GTGCGGGCGGCGGCTGAATCGCTGCTCACGCCCGCATTCGGACTGGGAGGTAACGAGATGCCAAGGCCGATAACACGGGGACGGGGGCGCGCGACGGGGAGCGGGGTCCGGTCGGACCACAAGCTCGGCTCGCTTCACGATTTGTTCCTGGACGAACTGAAGGACCTGTACAGCGCGGAACAACAGATCACCAAGGCGCTCCCACGAGTGGTCCGCGCCGCCGCGTCGGAAGAGTTCAAGCAAGCGTTGCGCCACCACCTAGCGGAAACGATGGAGCAGGTCCGCCGGCTTGAGCAGATCTTCGAGAGCCTCGGGACGAGCGGCAAGGGGAAGAAGTGCCGTGGCATGGAGGGCGTCTTGGAGGAAGGCGCAGAGAGGATTGAGGAAGACGCCGCCCCCGCTGTGAAAGACGCGGGGCTGATCTCTGCCGCCCAGCGCGTTGAGCATTACGAGATGGCTGGCTACGGCAGCGTGATCGCGTACGCCGAAACCCTGGGCGACCAGGAAGCGATGAAGCTGCTGCGTCAAACGTTGGAGGAAGAAAAGAAGGCCGACGAGGTGCTCACAGACTTGTCCGAGGCTATCAACGGGCAAGCCGGCGACGCCGAGGCATAG